In Dyadobacter subterraneus, a single genomic region encodes these proteins:
- a CDS encoding tetratricopeptide repeat protein codes for MKKMFFVSALSLIGFSAFAQTAVDKAVVDQLRKDKEKSDKGVSDPKASAKASFWMDRATTYSSIASQSSELDSSAAKTALEAYKKAAEIDPKKAKDAQKFITGEDPSLFNAFVRQGAEKYQNKNLAGALEMFQLAQTVNTKDTLASLYGGIAAQQIDKKEEAKVQFEKYVENGGKDPSVFYGLAQLYRGENNFDKAVATLNKGLERSPGNKDLKSEVVNILLASGKEDQAIAELTALTKSDPNNVQNIVNLAILYDNMNSKLGTKIKELQGKAGSGANKTADLTKKLEAEKEKLGIYDGEVKRVSALLKKTPAKPDLKRQLADLATKKKESTEAIASLETEIKTAQEASKGTDTAGLEGEITKLKAEKKNANDQAIASYQKVLTIDAANYDALYNLGVFYFNEAVQLKSEVDNMNMTEYQQRGKEVEGRVCGRFKKAKPYFEKAIQVKDEAEAKDNLATVNNVLEQFAGKGVACTEE; via the coding sequence ATGAAAAAAATGTTTTTTGTTTCTGCACTTAGTCTGATCGGTTTCTCTGCGTTTGCGCAGACTGCCGTTGATAAGGCTGTTGTAGATCAACTCCGCAAAGACAAAGAAAAAAGTGATAAAGGGGTATCTGATCCTAAGGCAAGTGCAAAAGCATCATTCTGGATGGATCGCGCCACCACTTATTCTTCAATAGCCAGCCAAAGTTCGGAGTTGGATTCCAGTGCTGCAAAGACTGCTCTTGAAGCATATAAAAAAGCTGCGGAGATTGATCCGAAAAAAGCAAAGGATGCACAGAAATTCATTACTGGTGAAGATCCTTCATTGTTTAACGCTTTTGTAAGACAAGGTGCTGAGAAGTATCAGAATAAAAACCTTGCTGGTGCTTTGGAAATGTTCCAATTGGCACAAACTGTAAATACAAAGGATACACTTGCAAGTTTGTACGGTGGTATTGCAGCACAGCAAATTGATAAAAAAGAGGAGGCAAAAGTTCAGTTTGAGAAATATGTGGAAAACGGTGGTAAAGATCCAAGCGTATTCTACGGTTTGGCTCAGTTGTACCGTGGTGAAAACAATTTCGATAAAGCGGTTGCTACTTTGAATAAAGGTCTTGAACGCTCACCAGGTAATAAAGATCTTAAATCAGAAGTGGTTAATATTCTTTTAGCTTCTGGTAAAGAAGATCAGGCAATTGCGGAATTGACGGCATTGACTAAATCAGATCCAAATAATGTTCAGAACATTGTGAATCTTGCGATTCTTTATGATAACATGAACAGCAAACTTGGTACCAAGATTAAAGAACTTCAAGGTAAAGCAGGTTCTGGAGCAAACAAAACTGCTGACCTGACTAAGAAACTTGAAGCTGAAAAAGAGAAACTTGGCATTTATGACGGTGAAGTAAAAAGAGTAAGCGCTCTTCTTAAAAAGACTCCTGCGAAGCCAGATCTTAAACGTCAGCTAGCTGATCTTGCTACAAAGAAAAAAGAATCTACTGAGGCTATCGCTTCACTGGAAACTGAAATCAAAACAGCTCAGGAAGCTTCGAAAGGTACTGATACAGCTGGACTTGAAGGAGAAATCACCAAGTTGAAAGCCGAAAAGAAAAACGCTAACGACCAGGCAATTGCTTCTTACCAAAAAGTATTGACAATCGATGCAGCTAACTACGATGCTTTGTATAACCTTGGCGTTTTCTATTTCAACGAAGCAGTTCAATTGAAAAGCGAAGTTGACAATATGAACATGACTGAGTATCAGCAGCGTGGTAAAGAGGTTGAAGGTCGTGTTTGCGGTCGTTTCAAAAAAGCTAAACCATACTTCGAAAAAGCAATTCAGGTTAAAGACGAAGCTGAGGCAAAAGATAACTTAGCAACAGTTAATAACGTTCTTGAACAATTTGCAGGTAAAGGAGTAGCTTGTACAGAAGAATAA
- a CDS encoding bifunctional alpha,alpha-trehalose-phosphate synthase (UDP-forming)/trehalose-phosphatase: MNDLKKEKTGRLIIVAYRLPFKIINENDQVQLFQNSGGLVSAVLSLVHEQEGSPFNSAEKIQWVGFTENTPEELEGQSLANDSFQAHPVFIPADVNENYYEGFCNNLIWPLCHYFPSLAKFEDEYFESYQIANRLFFDKVAEIIQPDDVVWVQDYQLMLLPEMIRDRFPDNKIGFFFHIPFPSFELFRMLPVKWRKAIIDGILGADVVGFHTNDYVEYFLKAARMVAGYGNKLHYINLSNRIVKVDSFPISIDYKKFNEAYNEPEIARERLLARESLKDKIIFSVDRLDYSKGILHRLHGFQRFLEQNPDWHEKVSYVMVVVPSRDKIDQYQQMKSDIDQTVGRINANYGNINWQPIIYQYRSMSYDELLGMYTASDVALITPVRDGMNLVCKEYVASRKDRKGVLILSEMAGAAAELGEALIINPLDNQDIADAIERAFEMSEAEQTKRMDAMQTRIREYDIFAWTNDFFTQMIMLEQEHERLRQVFLTNKGIDAIRKAYDSSSNRILFFDYDGTLAPIVPDPAKAIVSADTKKIIMDLAKRDTVIIISGRDRYFLNDLFHDLPVHIIAEHGALVKTKDSDEWVLNEGYEENWKESIRPILDMYAKRCPGVFVEEKETSLAWHYRTAEDKEYALRRAQELTWQLKSFIQPELNLQIIEGNKVIEVKKTAFNKGTAARAFVENSDYDFILAIGDDTTDEDMFEALPETAYTIKIGDDLSAARNHIKNQQEVFHFLKFMVSSSEE, encoded by the coding sequence ATGAATGATTTAAAAAAAGAAAAAACAGGACGATTAATTATTGTTGCCTATCGACTACCTTTTAAAATAATTAACGAAAACGATCAGGTTCAACTTTTCCAGAATTCTGGAGGGCTGGTTTCTGCGGTGCTTTCACTGGTGCATGAGCAGGAAGGATCGCCATTCAATTCTGCTGAAAAAATCCAGTGGGTTGGCTTTACAGAGAATACGCCGGAAGAACTTGAAGGCCAGTCGCTTGCAAATGACAGTTTTCAGGCACACCCGGTATTTATTCCTGCCGACGTAAACGAGAATTACTATGAAGGTTTTTGCAATAATCTGATCTGGCCGCTGTGTCATTACTTTCCGTCTCTCGCCAAATTTGAAGATGAATATTTCGAAAGCTACCAGATAGCTAATCGTTTGTTTTTCGATAAAGTGGCTGAAATTATTCAACCTGACGATGTTGTTTGGGTGCAGGATTATCAGCTGATGCTGCTTCCGGAAATGATACGGGATCGCTTTCCAGACAACAAAATCGGTTTCTTTTTCCATATACCGTTCCCTTCTTTCGAGCTTTTCAGAATGCTGCCTGTAAAATGGCGTAAGGCAATCATTGACGGAATTCTTGGCGCCGATGTAGTGGGATTTCACACAAATGATTATGTGGAATATTTCCTCAAAGCTGCGCGTATGGTTGCTGGTTATGGAAACAAACTTCATTACATCAATTTAAGTAACCGAATCGTGAAAGTTGATTCTTTTCCGATCAGTATAGACTACAAAAAGTTTAACGAAGCATATAACGAACCGGAGATAGCCCGCGAAAGATTGCTGGCCAGGGAATCTTTAAAAGATAAAATCATATTTTCAGTAGACCGTCTGGATTATTCGAAAGGTATTTTACACAGACTACATGGTTTTCAAAGATTTTTGGAGCAAAATCCGGATTGGCACGAGAAGGTTTCCTATGTCATGGTCGTAGTTCCATCACGGGACAAAATTGACCAATACCAGCAGATGAAATCTGACATTGATCAGACTGTTGGACGAATTAATGCCAATTATGGAAATATTAACTGGCAGCCGATAATTTACCAATACCGCTCCATGTCATACGATGAATTGCTGGGAATGTATACAGCCAGTGATGTAGCATTGATTACACCTGTCAGAGATGGGATGAATCTGGTTTGTAAAGAATATGTAGCAAGCCGGAAAGATAGAAAAGGTGTTCTGATACTGAGCGAAATGGCAGGAGCCGCAGCTGAGCTTGGCGAAGCACTGATAATAAATCCGCTTGATAATCAGGATATTGCTGATGCCATTGAAAGAGCTTTCGAAATGTCGGAAGCAGAACAAACAAAACGAATGGACGCCATGCAAACCCGGATCCGGGAGTATGACATATTTGCATGGACCAATGATTTTTTTACACAAATGATTATGCTTGAACAAGAACACGAACGCCTGAGACAGGTGTTTTTAACAAATAAAGGAATTGACGCGATTAGAAAGGCTTATGATTCTTCATCAAACAGGATTTTGTTTTTTGACTATGACGGCACACTTGCGCCTATCGTTCCGGATCCGGCAAAGGCCATAGTATCTGCGGATACCAAAAAAATTATTATGGATCTTGCCAAACGGGATACTGTAATCATCATAAGCGGCAGAGACAGATATTTTCTAAATGATCTTTTCCACGATTTACCGGTTCACATTATAGCTGAACATGGTGCTTTGGTAAAAACAAAGGATAGTGACGAATGGGTTTTGAATGAAGGTTATGAGGAAAACTGGAAAGAAAGCATCCGGCCCATTCTTGATATGTATGCCAAACGTTGTCCGGGTGTATTTGTCGAAGAAAAAGAAACATCACTGGCCTGGCATTACCGGACGGCTGAGGATAAGGAATATGCGTTAAGGCGTGCTCAGGAATTAACCTGGCAGCTAAAAAGTTTTATCCAGCCTGAACTGAATTTGCAGATCATTGAGGGAAATAAAGTAATAGAAGTAAAAAAGACAGCCTTTAACAAAGGAACAGCTGCAAGGGCATTTGTAGAAAATAGCGACTATGATTTTATCCTGGCCATTGGAGATGATACTACGGATGAGGATATGTTTGAGGCATTACCTGAAACGGCGTATACGATAAAAATAGGGGATGATTTGTCGGCGGCAAGAAATCATATTAAAAATCAGCAGGAGGTATTTCACTTTCTGAAATTTATGGTATCTTCATCCGAAGAATAA
- a CDS encoding dipeptidase: MFLFDAHLDLSMNAVEWNRDLTQDLHTIRDREKNLTDKPDRGLGVVSFPEMRKGNIGMCVATQIARFVKPDSKIPGWNSQAQAWAMTQAQIAWYKAMEDAGEMIQINDLPGLRKHLALWENAESTENLPIGYILSLEGADSFITLKNLEIAYGYGLRAVGPAHYGPGVYAYGTDSDQPLSQKGKDLLAEMDRLKMILDATHLCDSAFWDAMEIYQGPVWASHNLVREIVPHNRQFSDDMIKELLNRKAVIGMAFDAWMMIPGWERGKSTPQSTGLKIEHVAQHIDHICQIAGNALHVGIGSDLDGAYGKEQSPGDLDSIADLQSITGILKNRGYSDQDIEQIMWKNWVDFLERSWV; the protein is encoded by the coding sequence ATGTTTTTATTTGATGCCCACCTGGATCTGTCCATGAATGCTGTGGAATGGAATCGGGATTTAACACAGGATTTACATACGATACGGGATCGTGAAAAAAATCTGACAGACAAGCCTGACCGCGGTTTGGGTGTTGTCAGCTTTCCCGAAATGCGTAAAGGAAATATAGGCATGTGCGTTGCCACTCAGATCGCACGTTTTGTAAAACCAGACAGCAAAATTCCCGGCTGGAATTCTCAGGCGCAGGCCTGGGCCATGACACAGGCGCAAATAGCCTGGTACAAAGCCATGGAAGATGCCGGTGAAATGATTCAGATTAATGACTTACCCGGCTTAAGAAAACATCTAGCACTTTGGGAAAATGCAGAATCAACAGAAAATTTACCGATCGGATATATACTAAGTCTTGAAGGTGCTGATTCTTTCATTACTTTAAAAAATCTGGAAATCGCTTACGGATACGGACTTCGTGCTGTCGGGCCTGCGCATTATGGTCCTGGCGTCTACGCGTATGGAACCGATTCCGATCAACCTTTATCACAAAAAGGAAAAGATCTGCTGGCTGAAATGGATCGGTTAAAAATGATTCTGGATGCTACACATTTGTGCGACAGTGCATTTTGGGATGCGATGGAAATTTATCAGGGACCGGTTTGGGCAAGCCATAATCTGGTCCGCGAAATTGTTCCGCATAACCGTCAGTTTTCTGATGATATGATTAAGGAATTGCTGAACAGAAAGGCAGTAATCGGAATGGCTTTCGACGCCTGGATGATGATCCCGGGCTGGGAACGCGGAAAATCAACACCGCAAAGTACTGGTTTGAAAATCGAACATGTTGCTCAGCATATAGATCATATTTGCCAGATTGCCGGAAATGCATTACATGTTGGAATCGGCTCAGATCTGGATGGTGCTTATGGAAAAGAACAATCTCCGGGCGACCTGGATTCTATTGCTGATCTTCAAAGTATAACAGGAATTTTAAAAAACCGGGGATATTCTGATCAGGATATTGAACAGATCATGTGGAAAAACTGGGTTGATTTTCTGGAAAGATCCTGGGTATAA
- a CDS encoding gluconate:H+ symporter, giving the protein MPLLLTFLSILFLILLIAWLKIDTFISFLLVSIGLGLASGLDVVTVSKAIQKGVGGTLGDLVLIVGFGAMLGKLVADSGAAQRITDALIGVFGQKYIQWGMALAGFVIGIPLFYNAGFVIVVPLIFMISATARLPLLYVGIPMLSALSVAHGYLPPHPSPAAIASQLNADLGKTLFYGLMVSIPAIAVAGPIFGSTLKRFTPKPDADLFNVKPRPTSELPGLGISIVTALLPVFLLTTMSGIKRVYPDNQAIALLAEPYFGMLLSVLFAAYTLGIQRGLNMKGISKSMEEAFKGVSVILLIIAGAGVFKEIMTASGVSTYIAEGLVGIDISPIILSWGIAAVIRVCVGSATVAGLTTVGILSPLLIHSPVPPELIVLSIGSGSLMFSHLNDGGFWLFKEYFNLSIKDTLLTWSVMETIVSVMGLLGVLVLNLFV; this is encoded by the coding sequence ATGCCTTTATTACTGACATTTCTTTCCATTTTATTTCTGATTCTGCTCATTGCCTGGCTCAAAATTGATACATTCATATCCTTTCTTCTGGTATCAATTGGTTTGGGACTTGCAAGCGGACTTGACGTTGTGACGGTAAGTAAGGCAATTCAAAAGGGAGTTGGAGGCACGCTGGGAGATCTCGTACTGATTGTAGGGTTTGGAGCGATGCTTGGAAAACTGGTAGCCGATAGCGGTGCAGCCCAAAGGATAACAGATGCATTGATTGGCGTTTTTGGACAAAAATATATTCAGTGGGGAATGGCGCTTGCAGGATTTGTAATCGGAATTCCTCTTTTTTATAATGCCGGTTTTGTAATTGTGGTCCCACTTATTTTCATGATCAGTGCCACGGCCAGACTTCCTTTATTATATGTAGGAATTCCAATGCTTTCGGCATTATCTGTCGCTCATGGTTACTTACCACCTCACCCATCTCCGGCCGCCATTGCCAGCCAGCTTAATGCGGATCTTGGAAAAACATTATTTTATGGTTTAATGGTTTCGATCCCGGCCATAGCCGTTGCTGGTCCAATTTTCGGAAGTACGCTAAAAAGATTTACACCAAAACCTGACGCTGATTTATTCAATGTAAAACCAAGGCCGACTTCGGAATTACCGGGTTTGGGAATTAGTATTGTCACGGCTTTACTTCCGGTATTTTTGTTAACAACTATGTCAGGGATAAAAAGAGTTTATCCTGATAACCAAGCGATTGCATTACTTGCAGAACCTTATTTCGGCATGTTACTTTCTGTACTTTTCGCCGCTTATACGCTTGGTATACAGCGCGGCTTGAACATGAAAGGTATCAGTAAATCGATGGAAGAAGCTTTTAAAGGTGTTTCTGTAATTCTTTTGATTATTGCCGGTGCGGGAGTTTTTAAAGAAATCATGACAGCCAGCGGTGTGAGTACCTACATTGCCGAAGGTTTGGTAGGTATTGATATTTCTCCAATTATTTTAAGCTGGGGAATTGCCGCGGTAATTCGCGTCTGCGTTGGATCAGCAACGGTTGCAGGATTGACTACGGTCGGCATACTTTCTCCTCTGCTGATTCACTCGCCCGTTCCTCCGGAACTGATCGTGCTGTCCATAGGCTCCGGAAGTTTAATGTTCTCACATTTGAACGATGGGGGCTTCTGGCTTTTCAAAGAATACTTCAATTTAAGTATAAAAGATACACTGCTGACCTGGTCGGTTATGGAAACAATTGTGTCAGTAATGGGGTTGTTGGGGGTTTTAGTATTAAATTTGTTTGTGTAA
- a CDS encoding D-TA family PLP-dependent enzyme, whose protein sequence is MWYLLNKPEEVISPSLLFYKDRIENNIRSMVHIAGDANRLVPHVKTHKTSEIVKLQLNAGISKFKCATIAEAEMLADSGAKWILLAYQMVGPNISRLFALRKKYADVTFSSLIDNEQSAQVLNDFSETQDFISTIFIDVNNGMNRSGHTTDGTILSLYRFLNTLPNIEVSGVHVYDGHIRNAEFSERKAASDEAFERVYPLFDLIREATEKEPVIIAGGSPSFTVHTLRPEVFLSPGTNVLWDWGYGDQFDDQPFLHAALILTRVVSKPSVGIVTIDLGHKAVAAENPIDKRFRLLNLNGYTVTGQSEEHGVLEIGEDAWENIQIGDVYYALPYHICPSVALHDYASIIENGDVIDEWKIVARNRRITI, encoded by the coding sequence ATGTGGTATCTACTCAACAAACCGGAAGAAGTAATTTCTCCCTCTCTTCTTTTTTATAAAGACAGAATTGAAAACAATATCCGAAGTATGGTGCACATTGCCGGAGATGCCAACAGGCTTGTACCACATGTCAAAACGCATAAAACTTCTGAAATTGTAAAATTGCAGTTGAATGCAGGAATCTCAAAATTCAAATGTGCTACGATTGCCGAAGCTGAGATGCTGGCAGATTCCGGCGCTAAGTGGATTTTACTGGCTTATCAAATGGTGGGTCCGAACATTTCCAGATTATTTGCTTTGAGAAAGAAGTATGCAGATGTCACATTTTCTTCACTGATTGACAACGAACAATCTGCTCAGGTTCTAAATGATTTTTCTGAAACACAGGATTTTATTTCTACAATATTTATTGATGTAAATAATGGAATGAACCGTTCAGGCCATACGACCGACGGGACAATCCTTTCTCTATATCGTTTTTTAAATACGTTACCAAATATTGAAGTTTCAGGTGTTCATGTTTACGATGGACATATCAGAAACGCAGAGTTTTCGGAGCGGAAAGCGGCAAGTGATGAAGCGTTTGAAAGGGTATATCCATTATTTGATTTAATCCGGGAAGCTACTGAAAAAGAGCCGGTGATCATCGCGGGTGGTTCGCCGTCTTTCACAGTGCACACGCTTCGTCCGGAAGTTTTTTTAAGTCCGGGTACCAATGTTTTGTGGGATTGGGGTTATGGTGATCAGTTTGATGATCAGCCATTTTTGCATGCTGCGTTAATTTTGACAAGAGTTGTTTCAAAACCTTCCGTTGGTATTGTCACCATTGACTTGGGACATAAAGCGGTTGCAGCTGAAAATCCTATCGACAAACGTTTCAGATTATTAAACCTTAACGGATATACTGTTACGGGACAAAGTGAAGAACACGGCGTTTTAGAAATCGGAGAAGATGCCTGGGAAAATATCCAGATCGGCGATGTTTACTATGCGCTCCCCTATCACATTTGTCCTTCCGTTGCTTTGCATGATTACGCATCCATCATAGAAAATGGTGATGTCATTGACGAATGGAAAATCGTAGCCAGAAATCGCCGCATAACTATTTAA
- the gyrA gene encoding DNA gyrase subunit A has translation MAESSGENIIPINIEDEMRGAYIDYSMSVIISRALPDVRDGLKPVHRRVLYGMSDLGVGYNKSHKKSARIVGEVLGKYHPHGDASVYNTMVRMAQPWSLRYMLVDGQGNFGSVDGDSPAAMRYTEARLKRLADELLNDLGKDTVDFQPNFDDSLEEPTVLPAKFPNLLVNGSSGIAVGMATNMAPHNLSEVVDGVLAYIDNNEIEISELMQHIKAPDFPTGGIIYGYQGVRAAMETGRGRIIVRAKASFDVTKTGREQIIVTEIPYMTNKATMIEGIAGLINNKKLDGISDIRDESDRDGMRIVFDLKKDAIPNIVLNHLYKYTPLQSSFSVNNVALVKGRPVMLNLKDLIKHFVEHRIIVITRRTEYELREAEKRAHILQGLIIALDNLDAVIALIRNARDPEIAKTGLMENFALSEIQAKAILELRLQRLTGLERDKIVKEYEEIMLIIADLKDILANEYRKYDIIKTELGDIKDRYGDERRTTIEFAAEEFSDEDMIPDEEMLITISHEGYIKRTPLAEYRTQTRGGVGSRGVKTKDTDFTEHLFSATMLNYLLIFTEYGKLFWMKVYEVPEGSKTSKGRPIQNLISLENGDSIRSVINVRTLTNEDYINNNYLIMCTEQGTIKKTLLEAYSRPRTNGIIAISINEGDRLLDVALTNGDNDIVIASSAGRAVRFNEKGVRPMGRTAAGVRGINLNDPANKVIGMVCINREDAQLLVVSENGFGKRSLIDSYRVTNRGGKGVSTMNATDKVGKLVAIREVTEQDDLMIITRNGIAIRMSVLDIRQAGRNTQGVKLIRLNNSDEITSVTRILKDPDEKAAEELDEDGNVIVKEIGEATDSLIIRGDDAEVIEDEIVDSIEDEDVEEDDTENDDSETPEA, from the coding sequence ATGGCAGAATCTTCAGGTGAAAACATTATCCCCATTAATATTGAGGATGAAATGCGAGGAGCATACATCGATTACTCGATGTCAGTTATTATTTCCCGCGCTTTACCCGACGTTCGCGATGGTTTGAAACCGGTGCATAGACGTGTGTTGTATGGTATGTCTGATTTGGGTGTTGGTTATAACAAATCCCACAAAAAATCAGCTCGTATAGTAGGGGAGGTTTTAGGTAAGTATCACCCGCATGGTGACGCTTCGGTTTACAATACAATGGTGCGTATGGCCCAACCGTGGTCGTTGCGGTATATGTTGGTTGACGGACAAGGAAACTTTGGTTCCGTTGATGGCGACTCTCCGGCAGCGATGCGTTATACAGAAGCAAGATTGAAACGTCTTGCTGACGAATTATTAAATGACTTAGGTAAAGATACAGTTGATTTTCAGCCAAACTTTGATGATTCTCTTGAAGAGCCAACGGTTCTTCCAGCGAAATTTCCAAACTTGCTTGTAAACGGATCTTCCGGTATTGCCGTAGGTATGGCGACAAACATGGCTCCGCACAATTTGTCGGAAGTTGTGGATGGCGTGCTTGCTTATATCGACAATAATGAAATTGAGATTTCTGAGTTGATGCAGCATATCAAGGCACCGGATTTCCCAACGGGTGGTATCATTTATGGATATCAGGGTGTGCGTGCTGCAATGGAAACGGGAAGAGGCCGGATCATTGTTCGTGCAAAAGCTTCTTTTGATGTTACCAAAACGGGTCGGGAACAGATTATCGTTACTGAAATTCCGTACATGACCAACAAGGCTACCATGATTGAAGGTATCGCCGGCTTGATCAATAATAAAAAACTGGATGGGATTTCTGATATCCGTGATGAATCGGATAGAGATGGGATGCGTATCGTTTTCGATTTGAAAAAAGATGCGATTCCAAATATCGTTTTAAATCACCTTTATAAATATACTCCGCTTCAATCTTCATTCAGCGTTAATAATGTGGCTCTTGTAAAAGGTCGCCCGGTGATGCTGAATCTGAAAGATCTGATTAAACATTTCGTAGAACACCGTATCATCGTCATCACACGCCGTACGGAATACGAATTGCGCGAAGCTGAAAAAAGAGCACATATTTTACAAGGTTTGATTATCGCGCTTGATAATCTTGATGCCGTAATTGCTTTGATCCGTAACGCACGTGATCCTGAGATTGCGAAGACAGGTTTGATGGAGAATTTCGCTTTAAGTGAAATCCAGGCCAAAGCAATTCTTGAACTTCGTCTGCAAAGATTGACAGGTCTTGAAAGAGACAAAATTGTGAAGGAATATGAAGAGATTATGCTGATCATCGCTGATTTGAAAGATATTCTTGCAAACGAATACCGTAAATACGATATCATCAAAACTGAGCTTGGTGATATTAAAGATCGCTACGGCGACGAGCGTCGTACAACAATTGAATTTGCTGCTGAGGAGTTCAGTGATGAAGATATGATTCCGGATGAGGAAATGCTTATTACCATTTCTCATGAAGGTTATATCAAGCGTACGCCGCTGGCTGAGTACCGAACACAAACAAGGGGTGGGGTAGGTTCTCGTGGTGTGAAAACCAAGGATACCGATTTTACCGAACATTTGTTCTCGGCAACGATGCTTAACTATCTGCTCATCTTTACCGAATATGGTAAATTGTTCTGGATGAAAGTGTATGAAGTGCCAGAGGGAAGTAAAACGTCAAAAGGGCGTCCGATCCAGAATTTGATCAGCCTTGAAAATGGTGATTCGATTCGTTCGGTTATTAATGTACGTACTTTGACGAATGAGGATTATATCAACAATAATTACCTCATTATGTGTACAGAGCAAGGTACGATAAAGAAAACTTTGCTTGAAGCATACTCTCGTCCACGTACGAATGGTATTATTGCAATCTCAATTAATGAGGGCGACCGTCTTTTGGATGTAGCATTAACAAATGGAGATAACGATATCGTTATTGCATCAAGTGCAGGACGTGCCGTTCGCTTCAATGAAAAAGGAGTGAGGCCAATGGGAAGAACTGCTGCTGGTGTTCGTGGTATCAACCTGAATGATCCTGCAAACAAAGTGATCGGAATGGTTTGTATTAACCGTGAAGATGCACAGTTGCTGGTAGTTTCTGAAAACGGATTTGGAAAGCGCTCATTGATAGATAGTTACCGCGTAACAAACAGAGGTGGGAAAGGAGTTTCAACCATGAATGCCACTGATAAAGTTGGTAAACTGGTTGCAATTCGAGAAGTTACCGAGCAGGACGATTTGATGATCATTACGCGTAATGGTATCGCCATTCGCATGAGTGTTCTTGATATTCGTCAGGCCGGACGTAATACGCAAGGTGTTAAATTGATCAGACTGAACAACTCAGACGAAATTACTTCGGTAACCAGAATCCTGAAAGATCCGGATGAAAAAGCAGCCGAAGAATTAGACGAAGATGGCAATGTAATCGTAAAAGAAATTGGTGAAGCAACTGATTCACTGATCATTAGAGGCGATGACGCTGAGGTTATTGAAGATGAAATTGTAGACAGTATCGAAGATGAAGATGTAGAGGAAGATGACACTGAAAACGACGATTCTGAGACGCCAGAGGCATGA
- a CDS encoding RidA family protein codes for MTPESNFEALGLNLPPAPKPLGVYKPYLIVDNRWVYVSGHGTIQDDGSLIIGRVGADLDVEEGKLAARQVGLAILSTLKTNLGSLNRIKRVIKVLGMVNATTDFERHPYVINGCSELFAKVWGEENGIGVRSAVGMGTLPDNIPVEIEAMFELEEN; via the coding sequence ATGACTCCTGAATCCAATTTCGAAGCACTGGGACTTAATTTACCGCCGGCTCCTAAACCATTGGGTGTTTACAAACCATATCTGATCGTTGACAATCGTTGGGTTTATGTTTCGGGACACGGAACTATACAGGACGATGGCAGCCTGATCATTGGCCGAGTCGGTGCTGATCTTGATGTTGAAGAAGGCAAACTGGCTGCGCGCCAGGTTGGACTTGCTATTTTGTCAACATTGAAAACAAATCTTGGAAGTCTTAACCGAATAAAACGTGTTATCAAGGTTTTGGGAATGGTCAATGCAACAACAGATTTCGAACGTCATCCTTACGTAATCAACGGTTGTAGCGAGTTATTTGCAAAAGTTTGGGGCGAAGAAAACGGCATTGGTGTCAGAAGTGCCGTAGGAATGGGTACCTTGCCTGATAATATTCCTGTTGAAATTGAAGCAATGTTTGAACTGGAAGAAAATTAG